The Chloroflexota bacterium DNA window TGCCGTAGCGGGTGACCATCTGCCGGGCGATGTTGGTGGCGGTGGCAAGGTCGTTGCTGGCGCCGGTGGTGACGTCGACGAAGATGATCTCCTCGGCGACGCGGCCGCCCATGGAGACGGCGAGCATGTCCTTGAACTGCTGCTTGCTCCAGAGGTGGCGATCCTCGTCGGGCAAGAGGCGGGTGTAGCCGCCCATGCCGCCGCGGGCGACGATGGATATCTTGTGCACCGGGTCCGCGTGCTCCAGCATCCGTGCGACCAGGGCGTGGCCGGCCTCGTGGTAGGCCGTGACCTCCTTCTCGTGGTCGGAGAAGACGCGGCTCTTGCGCTCGGGACCGGCGACGAGGCGGTCGATGGACTCGGCGAATTCCGCCGTGCCGATGGACTTCTTGCCGTTGCGGGCGGCCAGGATAGCGGCCTCGTTGACCAGGTTGGCGAGGTCGGCGCCGCTGAAGCCGGGGGTCTGCCGGGCGATGACCTCCAGATTGGCGTCGGGCTCCAGGGGCTTGCCCTTGGAGTGCACGTTCAGGATGGCCTGGCGGCCGACGACGTCGGGCAGGTCGAGCACGACGCGGCGGTCGAAGCGGCCGGGGCGCATCAGCGCCGGGTCCAGGATGTCCGGGCGGTTGGTGGCGGCGACGACGATGACATTCGTTCCCGTATCGAACCCGTCCATCTCCACGAGGATCTGGTTCAGCGTCTGCTCGCGCTCGTCGTGGCCGCCGCCAAGGCCGGCGCCGCGGTGGCGGCCGACGGCGTCGATCTCGTCGACGAAGATGATGCAGGGGGCGTTGCGCTTGGCCTGATCGAAGAGGTCACGGACGCGGGACGCACCCACGCCGACGAACATCTCGACGAACTCGGATCCGCTGATGGAGAAGAAGGGCACCTCGGCTTCACCGGCCACGGCCCTCGCGAGGAGGGTCTTGCCGGTGCCAGGCGGGCCCGCCAGCAGCACGCCGCGGGGCACGTGAGCACCCAGAGAGGTGAACCGCTCCGGGAACTTGAGGAACTGCACGACCTCCGCCAGCTCCTCCTTGGCCTCCTCCTCGCCGGCGACGTCGGAGAAGGACACGGTCGGGCGGTTGGCCATGACCACGCGGGCGCGGCTGCGGCCGAAGTTCATCGTTTGCGAGCCGGAGCCCTGGGCCTGTCGCATCATGAACAGAAGCAGTCCGCCGAAGAAGATGAGCGGCAGGAAGTTGATCAGCAGGCCGAAGAAGCTGCCGAGCCCGCTGCTGCCCTTGACGATGATCTCGGGTCCGGTGGTGGCTTCCGGGTCCAGGCCGGCATTCTCAAGCGTCTCAACAAGGCTGGAGTCCGCCTCCTTGCGGGAGGTGTAGGTGCGCCCGGCGATGTCGGTGATGAACAGGTTGTCGCCGTTGATCTCGATCCTGGTGAGGTCGCCTTCCTTGGCCTTCTGCACAACCTGGCTGATGGCCAGCTCTTCAGAGCCCCCACTGGGCTGAAACACCGCGAAGAACATCGCGATGACGGCGATTGTGATGATGACGTAGATGATGCTATTGCGGAGCATTCTCGGGCTCATTGGTCCTCCAAGGGGGCGGCGAAGGGGCACCCAAGCTCATCATACCGCAGGGGGGAGAGAAACGCAAAAGCGAAATAGCTTTGGAGAGGTCTCAAAAGGGCGCCGGTTGGAGGGGTCTGTGGAGGGGGGCGGCTAGACCTGCTGGGGCGTTGTGTCGTAGGTGCAGAGGGGGTCGCCGAGGTTGATGCGGGCGGTGCTGCTCACCGGGGCCTCGAGGACCTCCGCGATGAGCTCCCGGTCCAGGGTGCAGATGACGCCGCTCTGGGTGGCGACGCCTCGATACGGGCAGTTGTGCAACGTGACCTGCACGCCCTCCGGCGTCACCTCGACGGAGGGGGAGAACTGCTCGTCCTCCAAGATGCGCCGAAGCAGTGTGATGCGGTCGATCTCCTCGTCGTCCGGGAGGCGGGCACGGTGCTCCTCGACCATGGTGCGGGCCACGAGGGTGAGGAGCTGCTTTGCCGGGGCGTCGCCGCTTCCGTTGGCGGAGATGGTGAGGGTGTGCAGGAGGCGCTGGAGGAGGAGGTTATAGCGCTTGGGCATGATCTCCTGGCCCTCCTCCGTCAGGGCGAAGAGGTGTTCAGGGCGGCCGGGCTTGCGGCGGACGGGCTCGAAGGTAACAAGGCGGTCACGCTGGAGGATTTCGAGGTGACGGCGAACCGCCGCCGCCGCCATTCCCAGTTCCGTGCTCAACTGGTCAACGGTGGCGCCGTGGCGCTGCAAACTGTTGAGAATGCTCAGTCGTGTGCCGTCCATAGCCTGCCAAAGGGGGAGCGTTGTGTGCGCGCCCCCATTGTAGCCCGGCCGATTTTAGGGTGTCAAAGGGTTTATGAGGATTTCGTCTTAAAATTTGTTTTTTCAAGAAAATGCTTGACAAAGACGAAATCGTGTGTTACCTTCTGAACATAGGTTACCAGAACTGCACGGGAGTAGATGCCATGAACCTGGAGAAGGAAGCCCTGCTGGAGACAAATGCCCAAGCCCTGCCTGTGTCGCTCTGCGCCCACCACTGGGTCATCGAGACGCCGGCAGGACCCGTCAGCCGCGGTCAGTGCAAGCGCTGTGGTGAGGAGCGAGAGTTCCTGAACTCCCCCGACAGTTCCTTCTACTGGGAGGACGACGCCTCCCGAAAGACGGTTGGCGACGCGACATTCCCGGTCCCGACCGTTGCGGCCACCCCCGGTCTGGACGAGTAGTCCAACCGCAATTCCTCGATTGAGAGGAAGGAGCGCCCATATGGGCGCTCCTTCTTTTTGTCTTCTCCTCCGGTCAGGGTCAGCCTACGCACCCGCAGGCGCCTCTTCCTCGGACGCCTCGGCTGCATGGGCTTCTACGGGACGCTCCCGGTAGTAGACGCCCCAACGCTGCATCAGCTCCTCGACCTGCGGAGACTCAAGCTTGACCAGCTCCCGCAGGAAGCCGGCCAGCGCGTGGGCGTGCAGCATGTCCGGGGTGCACACCCATGACATCTCTCCGGGGACGGTGTAGAGCACGCCGCTCTGGTGCTCGCACTCGAGCTCGATGCGGGTGCCGCCGGACCCCAGGCTTACCTTGACGCCGGACTCTGCCATCGCCGCCTCCGTTGTCGTTAGGGGACCAGCGCGTCCCGGCCGTGCACGTACTGCTGCAGGCTCTGCGAGGCGTTCCGGTTCACGAGCGACCGCTGGAACATGGGGTGGGTGGCGCTGCGGACCTCGTGCTCGATCTTGAAGAGCGCCTCGCCGGTGTCCAGGTCTACGATGTCCTCGAAACGGTACTGGAAGTCGTTGCTCTCCTCCGTGATGAGGCCGCG harbors:
- a CDS encoding ArsR family transcriptional regulator, with the protein product MDGTRLSILNSLQRHGATVDQLSTELGMAAAAVRRHLEILQRDRLVTFEPVRRKPGRPEHLFALTEEGQEIMPKRYNLLLQRLLHTLTISANGSGDAPAKQLLTLVARTMVEEHRARLPDDEEIDRITLLRRILEDEQFSPSVEVTPEGVQVTLHNCPYRGVATQSGVICTLDRELIAEVLEAPVSSTARINLGDPLCTYDTTPQQV
- the ftsH gene encoding ATP-dependent zinc metalloprotease FtsH: MSPRMLRNSIIYVIITIAVIAMFFAVFQPSGGSEELAISQVVQKAKEGDLTRIEINGDNLFITDIAGRTYTSRKEADSSLVETLENAGLDPEATTGPEIIVKGSSGLGSFFGLLINFLPLIFFGGLLLFMMRQAQGSGSQTMNFGRSRARVVMANRPTVSFSDVAGEEEAKEELAEVVQFLKFPERFTSLGAHVPRGVLLAGPPGTGKTLLARAVAGEAEVPFFSISGSEFVEMFVGVGASRVRDLFDQAKRNAPCIIFVDEIDAVGRHRGAGLGGGHDEREQTLNQILVEMDGFDTGTNVIVVAATNRPDILDPALMRPGRFDRRVVLDLPDVVGRQAILNVHSKGKPLEPDANLEVIARQTPGFSGADLANLVNEAAILAARNGKKSIGTAEFAESIDRLVAGPERKSRVFSDHEKEVTAYHEAGHALVARMLEHADPVHKISIVARGGMGGYTRLLPDEDRHLWSKQQFKDMLAVSMGGRVAEEIIFVDVTTGASNDLATATNIARQMVTRYGMSEKLGPRTFGKREELVFLGREISEQRDYSDRIAEDIDTEVHQLVDEAYSLARTTLLANNDKLHQVAQYLIEHETVEGPELGELFDSLAPKPERASPAAATAVAEPESVEEKPAKTRQRTPKGRSSGPNTAPAPAS